The following coding sequences lie in one Cannabis sativa cultivar Pink pepper isolate KNU-18-1 chromosome 5, ASM2916894v1, whole genome shotgun sequence genomic window:
- the LOC115717797 gene encoding uncharacterized protein LOC115717797, with translation MALKLDLSKAYDHVEWGFLRAMMGKMRFDTRFVELILATVDSIRYKIGPGSHQLGLIVPERGICQGDPLSPNWFLIFAEGFSSLIRRFERDGRLRGYNSYVYCRANEKKTSNILHLLQLFEAASGQQVNFSMSSIFFSTNTPTDVRHQLYALLGMGMAGECSTYLGLPCTMGRNKDAILGFLKEKMHK, from the exons ATGGCACTAAAATTAGACCTTAGCAAAGCGTATGACCATGTGGAGTGGGGCTTTCTTCGTGCCATGATGGGGAAGATGAGATTCGATACACGCTTTGTTGAACTTattcttgctacagtggactcgATTAGATACAAGATTGGCCCTGGCAGTCATCAATTAGGCCTGATTGTACCTGAGAGGGGTATCTGTCAAGGAGATCCTTTATCTCCCAATTGGTTTCTAATTTTTGCAGAGGGATTCTCCTCTTTGATAAGAAGGTTTGAACGTGATGGAAGGTTGAGAGGTT ATAATAGCTATGTTTATTGTCGTGCAAATGAGAAAAAGACTTCAAATATCTTACATCTCCTCCAACTTTTTGAGGCTGCTTCAGGCCAACAAGTTAATTTCAGTATGTCCTCTATCTTCTTTAGCACTAATACTCCTACTGATGTGCGTCATCAGTTGTATGCTTTgttgggaatgggaatggctGGTGAGTGTAGTACTTACTTAGGCCTCCCATGTACTATGGGTAGGAACAAAGATGCCATTTTAGGTTTCTTAAAAGAGAAAATGCATAAATGA
- the LOC115718178 gene encoding uncharacterized protein At4g22758: MSERGLRRRAQPTGSRRSRPPNPSPSPSRRTPPPRRSLIKPHSKPIKILKRCSSEPLLWIGSSSSSNSSDGNEDDRRRIFGSEHVLLRPYTCTEIFASSPSLLGFSSSPGNHEKRDYKKDAKVVLNVTVEGSPGPVRTMVKLGSSVEETIKNVVEKYNEEGRTPKLEKDSPSSLELHHSYFSLQSLDKSDAIGDVGSRSFYLRKRSSRNGASFTSETSSLRASSSGIVVQPPPVFLLPNFVAIGVQKMVRRTRKLWKILVCSQ, encoded by the exons ATGTCAGAGAGGGGTCTACGGCGTCGAGCTCAGCCCACCGGTAGCCGGAGAAGCAGACCACCGAACCCGTCGCCATCGCCTTCCCGGAGGACCCCGCCGCCTCGTCGATCGTTGATTAAGCCGCACTCCAAACCTATTAAGATTCTCAAGCGTTGCTCGTCTGAGCCCCTTCTATGGATCGGGAGCAGTAGTAGTAGCAACAGCAGCGATGGTAACGAGGACGATCGTCGCAGGATTTTTGGATCGGAACATGTTCTTCTCCGACCCTATACTTGTACGGAGATCTTTGCTTCTTCTCCTTCGCTTTTGGGTTTCTCCTCCTCCCCAGGGAATCACGAG AAGCGAGATTACAAGAAAGATGCAAAGGTTGTTCTTAATGTGACAGTTGAAGGGAGTCCAGGACCAGTTCGGACCATGGTTAAGTTAGGATCAAGTGTGGAAGAGACTATTAAAAATGTTGTTGAGAAATACAATGAAGAAGGTCGAACCCCTAAGCTTGAGAAGGATTCACCATCTTCCCTTGAATTGCACCATTCCTATTTCAGCCTTCAAA GTTTGGATAAATCAGATGCAATCGGAGATGTGGGTAGTAGAAGCTTTTATCTTAGAAAAAGAAGCAGCAGAAATGGAGCTTCATTTACCTCTGAAACATCTTCTTTAAGAGCTTCTTCCTCTGGAATTGTTGTTCAACCTCCTCCTGTCTTCTTACTACCAAATTTTGTTGCCATTGGTGTACAAAAAATGGTAAGAAGAACTCGAAAGCTTTGGAAGATCTTGGTTTGCTCTCAATAA